In Sulfurisphaera javensis, a single genomic region encodes these proteins:
- the fen gene encoding flap endonuclease-1: protein MGVDLADLVEDVKREISIAELKGKKVSIDAYNALYQFLAAIRQPDGTPLMDSQGRVTSHLNGLFYRTISILEEGIIPIYVFDGKPPEQKSQELERRRKIKEEAEKKLEQIKTEEGVEKSEARKYAQMSIRLTNEMAEESKELLKAMGIPIVQAPSEGEAEAAYINTLGLSWAAASQDYDSLLFGAKRLVRNLTLTGKRKLPGKDVYVEIKPELIELDNLLKKLGITREQLIDIGLIIGTDYNPDGIKGYGVKTAYRIIKKYGSLEKAIEKGEIPKIKVNFNIEEIRSLFLKPQVIEPKENLELSDCDNNRIIDILVKSHDFNEERVKNGIERLSKAKREAKGASRQTGLDQWF, encoded by the coding sequence ATAGGAGTAGATCTTGCTGATCTTGTTGAAGATGTTAAAAGAGAAATTTCAATTGCTGAACTTAAGGGAAAAAAAGTTAGTATAGATGCATATAATGCTCTTTATCAGTTTTTAGCTGCAATAAGACAGCCAGATGGAACACCATTAATGGATAGCCAAGGAAGAGTTACTAGTCATTTAAATGGTTTGTTTTATAGAACCATCAGTATTTTAGAAGAAGGTATTATACCTATTTATGTTTTTGACGGAAAACCACCAGAGCAAAAAAGCCAAGAATTAGAACGAAGAAGAAAAATAAAAGAAGAAGCCGAGAAAAAGTTAGAACAAATAAAAACTGAGGAAGGAGTAGAAAAGAGCGAAGCAAGAAAATATGCTCAAATGAGTATAAGACTCACAAACGAAATGGCAGAAGAAAGTAAAGAGTTATTAAAAGCTATGGGAATTCCAATAGTTCAAGCGCCTTCTGAAGGAGAAGCAGAAGCTGCTTATATAAATACATTAGGTTTAAGTTGGGCAGCAGCTAGTCAGGATTATGACTCACTTCTCTTTGGAGCTAAAAGATTAGTAAGAAACCTTACACTAACTGGAAAAAGAAAACTTCCAGGGAAAGATGTGTATGTTGAAATAAAACCAGAATTAATTGAGTTAGATAATCTCTTGAAAAAGTTAGGTATTACAAGAGAACAGTTAATTGACATAGGTTTAATTATAGGAACTGATTATAACCCTGATGGAATTAAAGGATATGGAGTAAAAACTGCATATAGAATCATAAAGAAATATGGAAGTTTAGAAAAAGCCATCGAAAAAGGAGAAATACCTAAAATTAAAGTTAATTTTAACATAGAAGAAATAAGATCGCTTTTCTTAAAGCCACAAGTGATAGAACCAAAAGAAAACTTAGAATTAAGTGATTGTGACAATAACAGAATCATAGACATTTTAGTCAAATCCCATGACTTTAATGAGGAGAGAGTTAAAAATGGAATAGAAAGATTATCTAAAGCAAAAAGAGAAGCAAAGGGTGCTTCTCGCCAGACTGGTCTTGATCAGTGGTTCTGA